A single region of the Thermotoga profunda AZM34c06 genome encodes:
- a CDS encoding THUMP domain-containing class I SAM-dependent RNA methyltransferase, which produces MEFVALCSSGLEGAVCIELRKHGFKIKMVTAGHVHFLGKIEDIPLLNFSLNSADRILIHMTSFEAQDFDDLYNGVHSAQWQEIIHKKANLVVEKVKVRNSRLSATGAVASVVKKAIYNKIKSDGKSDGTEYPLYVYLKNNVVSIMIDTTGKDALNKRAYRIKTSVAPLRETIAAALILLSQWDGKTILVDPFCGSGTIPIEAARIDLKILNNKRQFAFQRWPIFDRYPIKTQGNVDMKDQIIAMGFDKDRRILKIANENAQRAGVEKNVIFRHVFFEDLKSFKDQFHVISNPPFGIRLKEGDSKFYRHLSKIINLFPNSKICLITPKEDLEKLFAVKAKKKFRFQNSGIWTWCYIFE; this is translated from the coding sequence ATGGAATTTGTTGCTTTGTGTAGTTCTGGACTCGAGGGAGCTGTGTGTATTGAATTGAGAAAGCATGGCTTTAAGATAAAAATGGTTACAGCAGGGCACGTACACTTTCTTGGAAAAATAGAAGATATTCCTTTACTCAATTTTAGTCTAAACAGTGCTGACAGAATTTTGATACATATGACTTCCTTTGAAGCTCAAGATTTTGATGATCTATACAATGGTGTTCACAGTGCCCAGTGGCAAGAGATAATCCATAAAAAGGCAAATCTTGTGGTTGAAAAAGTCAAGGTGAGAAATTCAAGACTCTCTGCGACTGGTGCTGTTGCGTCTGTTGTTAAAAAAGCCATTTACAACAAGATCAAATCAGATGGAAAAAGTGATGGGACAGAATATCCCTTGTACGTGTACCTGAAAAACAATGTTGTTTCTATAATGATCGACACCACTGGAAAGGACGCGTTGAATAAAAGAGCGTATAGAATCAAAACATCCGTGGCACCATTACGCGAAACTATCGCTGCTGCTCTCATATTGCTGAGCCAATGGGATGGAAAAACTATTTTGGTCGATCCTTTTTGTGGAAGCGGCACAATACCAATAGAAGCTGCAAGAATAGATCTTAAAATTCTGAATAACAAGAGACAATTTGCCTTTCAAAGATGGCCCATATTTGACAGATACCCCATCAAAACCCAAGGAAATGTTGATATGAAAGATCAAATAATCGCAATGGGCTTTGATAAAGATCGACGAATACTAAAAATAGCAAATGAAAATGCTCAGAGAGCTGGTGTAGAAAAGAATGTAATCTTTCGCCATGTCTTTTTCGAGGACTTAAAATCATTTAAAGACCAATTTCATGTCATCAGTAACCCACCATTTGGAATCAGATTGAAAGAAGGTGACTCAAAATTCTATAGACATCTTTCGAAAATAATCAATCTGTTTCCAAATTCCAAGATATGTTTGATAACGCCCAAAGAAGATTTAGAGAAACTCTTTGCCGTTAAAGCAAAAAAGAAATTCAGATTTCAAAACAGTGGTATTTGG
- a CDS encoding TldD/PmbA family protein has product MLENRIVERLINEGIRKGADFVEIFAEDRSSTEMTMIDGRVEVASSGREFGIGLRVFKDEQQVYAYTNDFSEKQLSLVLNRLIDALEIKNGVERSINMINKDVKNSHLIFFYPQDVSKSEKTKIMKRAHEGAKNYSNLISQVVIRYWDYDQKIFIANSDGLISQDRRVRTRLMVNAVATKDSEQESGFFGPGAAMGIEFFNLLDPYDVGVEAARIADRMVRADYAPAGKMPVVISNAFGGVIFHEACGHALEATSVAKGASVFAGKLGQKIASDCVSAVDDGTIPNAWGSNNIDDEGTPTQRNLLIENGILKTYLVDRFHSKKMGIQPNGCGRRQNYKFAPTSRMSNTFILPGKFLPEEIIAATEYGLYAKTMGGGSVHPATGEFNFAVAEGYLIEKGRITKPVRGATLIGKGSEVIQKIDMVGNDLSRGQGMCGSMSGSVPADVGQPTIRVTELIVGGRSK; this is encoded by the coding sequence TTGTTAGAGAATAGGATCGTCGAGCGGCTTATAAATGAAGGCATCCGCAAGGGGGCAGATTTTGTAGAGATCTTCGCCGAAGACAGATCGAGTACAGAGATGACCATGATCGATGGTAGAGTAGAAGTTGCCAGCAGTGGTCGGGAATTTGGGATAGGTTTGAGGGTTTTCAAAGACGAACAACAAGTGTATGCCTATACGAATGATTTTTCTGAAAAACAGTTGTCTTTAGTGCTTAACAGATTAATAGATGCGCTCGAAATCAAAAATGGTGTGGAAAGGTCAATCAACATGATCAACAAAGATGTAAAAAATTCTCATTTAATTTTCTTCTATCCTCAGGATGTATCAAAATCTGAAAAAACAAAAATTATGAAAAGGGCGCATGAAGGGGCAAAGAATTATTCGAACCTTATAAGTCAAGTTGTTATAAGATATTGGGATTATGATCAAAAGATCTTTATAGCAAATTCAGATGGATTGATATCGCAAGATCGTCGTGTTCGGACAAGGCTTATGGTCAATGCTGTTGCAACAAAAGATTCAGAGCAAGAATCAGGCTTTTTTGGTCCTGGAGCAGCAATGGGTATAGAATTTTTCAATTTGCTTGATCCATATGATGTGGGGGTTGAAGCGGCCAGGATTGCAGACAGAATGGTCAGAGCAGATTATGCACCAGCTGGAAAAATGCCGGTTGTTATTTCAAATGCATTTGGTGGTGTTATATTCCATGAAGCATGTGGACACGCGCTTGAGGCAACTTCAGTGGCAAAAGGCGCTTCTGTCTTTGCAGGAAAACTTGGTCAGAAGATAGCGTCAGATTGCGTTTCTGCTGTTGACGACGGTACGATACCAAACGCTTGGGGATCGAATAATATCGACGATGAAGGAACACCAACGCAAAGGAATTTACTCATAGAAAATGGGATTCTCAAGACATACCTTGTTGATCGTTTCCATTCCAAGAAAATGGGGATACAACCAAATGGATGCGGTCGGAGACAGAATTATAAATTTGCACCAACCTCAAGGATGAGTAATACCTTTATACTGCCTGGAAAATTTTTGCCAGAAGAGATTATCGCTGCAACAGAATATGGATTATACGCAAAAACAATGGGTGGAGGATCTGTTCACCCTGCCACAGGTGAATTCAACTTTGCCGTCGCTGAAGGTTATCTGATAGAAAAAGGTAGGATAACAAAACCCGTCCGCGGTGCTACTCTTATAGGCAAAGGTTCAGAAGTGATTCAAAAGATCGATATGGTTGGAAATGATCTATCGCGTGGCCAAGGAATGTGTGGATCTATGTCTGGTAGTGTTCCGGCAGATGTTGGACAACCCACGATTAGGGTAACTGAGCTCATAGTTGGGGGGCGAAGTAAATGA
- a CDS encoding TldD/PmbA family protein — MRIEDFKDKVFSYAKKKGFDECELRFTREREFGVVVSKQNIDNYNDADSLKVTFKGLKDSKAAFSSCEIVDEDSVKFLVDSAYENLLVTDTLEEDSIYDGSGEYHNPQFFKDEFEKLPVRNKIDIAKTMEQKAMAFDKRIAMVMMSVYSHERYEVSVFNTKGLNLSESAGLGAAYVYLVASDGKKPKRGFKVKFGSKPSDIDPEKVAFEASQEALSQLGAESIPSGKYRAILRRDVFSELFFAFMPIFSAESVQKGLSPLKGKLNSKIASEILTVVDDPLFEKAPIKRSFDNEGVPTRRKPFIDHGVLTTYFHSLKSAKRDGVKPTGNVFTYKCTPLNVVVEVGKKSYEDLIKQLEKGVIITALDGLHSGVRTVSGEFSVSALGYYVENGAIIKPVEQITISGNILELLRRIEEIGTDCDLVSGSAYFPSILVENIDVAGSGS; from the coding sequence ATGAGGATAGAAGATTTCAAAGATAAAGTTTTTTCTTACGCCAAAAAGAAGGGTTTTGACGAATGTGAATTGCGTTTCACTCGTGAGAGAGAATTTGGAGTTGTTGTGAGTAAGCAAAATATCGATAACTACAACGATGCAGATTCATTAAAAGTTACATTCAAAGGACTGAAAGATTCAAAAGCCGCTTTTTCATCATGTGAAATTGTTGATGAAGACTCGGTGAAATTTTTGGTAGATAGTGCTTATGAGAATCTTTTGGTAACCGATACATTAGAAGAAGATTCTATATATGACGGATCTGGTGAATATCACAATCCACAATTTTTTAAAGACGAGTTTGAAAAACTACCTGTTAGGAACAAGATAGACATTGCAAAGACTATGGAGCAGAAGGCGATGGCATTTGATAAGCGTATAGCCATGGTTATGATGAGTGTATACTCCCACGAGAGATATGAGGTTTCAGTGTTTAACACAAAGGGACTCAATCTTTCGGAGAGTGCTGGTCTTGGTGCAGCTTATGTATATCTTGTCGCATCAGATGGTAAAAAACCAAAAAGAGGATTCAAGGTGAAATTTGGATCAAAACCAAGCGATATCGATCCAGAAAAAGTGGCTTTTGAAGCGTCTCAAGAAGCGCTTTCACAACTTGGTGCAGAAAGTATCCCAAGTGGTAAATACAGGGCTATACTCAGGCGAGATGTCTTTTCAGAGTTGTTTTTTGCCTTTATGCCGATTTTCTCTGCTGAATCGGTGCAAAAAGGTCTGTCTCCATTGAAAGGTAAACTCAATTCCAAGATTGCCAGTGAAATACTAACTGTTGTCGATGACCCACTTTTTGAGAAAGCACCTATAAAGAGATCTTTTGACAACGAAGGAGTACCTACAAGGAGAAAACCTTTCATAGACCACGGTGTTTTAACAACGTATTTTCACTCACTGAAATCTGCAAAGAGAGATGGTGTCAAACCAACGGGCAATGTCTTCACTTATAAATGTACACCATTGAATGTAGTTGTAGAGGTGGGTAAAAAAAGCTATGAAGATTTGATAAAGCAGCTTGAAAAAGGTGTGATAATAACTGCTCTTGATGGTTTGCACTCAGGAGTAAGAACTGTATCTGGAGAGTTTTCTGTGAGTGCATTAGGGTATTATGTTGAAAATGGCGCAATAATTAAACCCGTTGAACAGATAACTATCTCGGGAAATATTCTTGAGCTACTCAGGAGGATTGAGGAAATAGGTACTGATTGTGATTTGGTTTCGGGTTCTGCTTATTTTCCATCTATTTTGGTTGAAAATATTGATGTAGCAGGTAGCGGTTCGTGA
- a CDS encoding transporter substrate-binding domain-containing protein: MKRFLVVMILVVATLSFASLIEDIQKRGVLRIGQDEGYMPLYGTDEKGERVGLEIELINKMAEILGVKVEFVIVNWDGIIPALISGKFDMIFSGMTITPERALKVNFSIPYLTVGQAILYNKATFKTPPTYEELSQRQLTIAVQLGTTGEFTARRMFPKAKILTFSTMDEAAFQVVSKRADIMVNDSIYVKFLTQKYDTLGMVQELLSLEDLGIAIRKGDLETLRWLDTFIQWAKTTGLIDELYKKWLTGE, translated from the coding sequence GTGAAAAGATTTTTGGTGGTGATGATTTTAGTTGTAGCAACACTGAGTTTTGCTTCACTGATCGAGGATATTCAGAAAAGAGGCGTTTTGAGAATTGGACAAGACGAGGGTTACATGCCGTTGTATGGTACAGACGAAAAAGGAGAGCGTGTCGGGCTTGAAATTGAGTTGATCAACAAGATGGCAGAGATTCTTGGTGTAAAAGTAGAGTTCGTCATTGTCAATTGGGACGGTATCATACCGGCTCTTATCTCTGGAAAATTCGACATGATCTTTTCTGGTATGACGATCACACCCGAACGCGCTCTAAAGGTGAATTTCTCGATACCATATTTAACTGTCGGACAGGCTATATTATATAACAAAGCCACATTCAAGACTCCACCAACTTATGAGGAACTCTCTCAAAGGCAATTGACTATAGCTGTTCAACTTGGTACTACAGGTGAATTCACTGCAAGAAGGATGTTTCCAAAAGCCAAGATATTGACTTTTTCAACTATGGATGAAGCGGCTTTTCAGGTGGTTTCAAAGCGAGCAGATATCATGGTGAATGATTCAATTTATGTAAAGTTTTTAACGCAAAAATACGATACTCTCGGTATGGTTCAAGAATTGCTGAGTCTCGAAGATCTGGGGATTGCGATTAGAAAAGGAGATCTTGAAACTCTCAGATGGCTTGATACGTTCATTCAGTGGGCCAAGACGACTGGTTTGATCGATGAACTCTACAAAAAGTGGCTGACTGGTGAATGA
- a CDS encoding amino acid ABC transporter permease, producing MKKVYAIFLTVLVLVVLYFSIAQVYPFNWLIVLKYRTVFLKGLLTTMNLSGFSLLISFAIGIVFALMRRSSGIFREFAVLYIFFFRNTPLLVVILLTYYGLGSILPFDRFWAAVLGLSAFEGAYLAEIIRSGLDAVDKGELEAGFSLGLTNFEVFLYIHFPQAIRISLPALIGQSISLVKDSSLASVIALAELTMTGRQVGTQTLASFESYLTIAVFYVAVTSVLSVLGNWLERRLAIP from the coding sequence ATGAAAAAAGTCTATGCGATATTTCTTACAGTATTGGTTTTGGTGGTATTGTATTTTTCTATAGCTCAAGTTTATCCATTCAACTGGTTAATTGTATTGAAATATCGCACGGTATTTTTGAAGGGGTTACTCACAACGATGAATTTGAGCGGTTTCTCGTTGCTCATTTCATTTGCAATTGGTATTGTCTTTGCCTTGATGAGAAGATCTTCGGGGATTTTCAGAGAGTTTGCCGTGCTGTATATCTTCTTTTTCAGAAATACTCCATTACTTGTCGTGATACTCCTGACTTATTATGGTCTTGGAAGTATTTTACCCTTTGATAGGTTTTGGGCCGCAGTCTTGGGTTTGTCAGCTTTTGAAGGTGCATACCTTGCCGAGATAATCCGTTCTGGTCTTGATGCAGTGGACAAGGGGGAATTAGAGGCGGGCTTTTCCTTGGGTTTGACGAATTTTGAGGTGTTTTTGTACATTCACTTCCCTCAGGCCATCAGGATCTCTTTACCTGCACTAATAGGACAATCGATAAGCCTTGTAAAGGATAGCTCTTTGGCGTCAGTCATAGCATTAGCTGAGTTAACTATGACTGGTAGACAGGTTGGAACACAGACGTTGGCGTCTTTTGAAAGTTATTTGACCATAGCTGTTTTCTATGTTGCTGTTACAAGTGTCCTCTCTGTTCTGGGGAATTGGTTAGAAAGGAGGCTCGCCATACCATGA
- a CDS encoding amino acid ABC transporter ATP-binding protein: MSLLQVVDVHKRYGKTEVLRGISFEVSQGEIVVIMGPSGAGKSTLLRTINYLVKPDKGEIFFKGQRITDDQSILRQIRSQIGFVFQHFNLFSHMTALENVMLGLTKVKKFSKDKAYQVARECLEVVGLTGKAQSYPSQLSGGQKQRVAIARALAMKPDLILFDEPTSALDPTLVGEVHQVMKKLANQGHTMVVVTHEVNFAKSVASRILYMENGIIVEDSDPISFFTQPMSQNAKNFIATVYS; this comes from the coding sequence ATGAGTTTGTTGCAAGTAGTTGATGTTCACAAAAGATACGGGAAAACTGAGGTTTTAAGAGGGATTTCTTTCGAAGTTAGTCAGGGGGAGATAGTTGTCATAATGGGGCCATCTGGTGCTGGTAAATCAACATTACTTAGAACGATAAACTATTTAGTGAAGCCAGATAAGGGTGAGATATTTTTTAAAGGTCAAAGGATTACTGATGATCAATCAATCTTGAGACAAATAAGATCGCAGATTGGTTTTGTCTTTCAACATTTCAATCTTTTCAGCCATATGACAGCCTTAGAGAATGTCATGCTTGGTCTGACGAAGGTCAAAAAGTTTTCTAAAGACAAGGCATACCAAGTAGCGAGAGAATGCCTTGAAGTCGTTGGTTTGACTGGAAAGGCTCAAAGTTATCCTTCTCAACTCTCTGGAGGCCAAAAACAAAGGGTGGCAATCGCGCGTGCACTCGCAATGAAACCAGATCTCATACTCTTTGATGAGCCCACATCGGCACTCGATCCCACATTAGTTGGAGAAGTTCACCAAGTGATGAAAAAACTTGCAAATCAAGGTCACACAATGGTGGTAGTAACACACGAAGTGAATTTTGCAAAAAGTGTGGCTTCCAGGATATTGTACATGGAAAACGGTATCATCGTCGAAGATTCGGATCCAATTAGTTTTTTCACACAACCAATGTCTCAGAATGCAAAAAATTTTATAGCAACCGTTTATTCTTGA
- a CDS encoding ABC transporter ATP-binding protein, giving the protein MKISCTNIYKTFSTKRVLEDISFESEENCIAILGANSAGKTTLLKIFATILKPDRGNIKIEQIDVVKSPERLRKILSFVPENPSLLKELNVVENIKHFAALKKMRVNPVQIMEKFYIPITKNPVRTLSKGVQQRLMIAIALMNNPKLLILDEPTSGLDRESKELLWKLLINMKNEGTTILLSTHDEEEVSVLADYLILLSEGRILLTGKVQDLPVGKFYAVQVLQEVSNSQNHVLSNLNGKIVLLVKDEELPKLITQHKVLNVKSIGLRELIELKNKRLL; this is encoded by the coding sequence ATGAAAATATCATGTACAAACATTTATAAAACTTTCTCAACCAAGAGAGTACTTGAAGATATCTCATTTGAGTCTGAAGAAAATTGTATAGCAATCCTGGGTGCTAATTCAGCAGGTAAAACTACCTTGCTCAAGATTTTTGCTACAATTCTCAAACCCGATCGAGGTAATATAAAAATCGAGCAAATCGATGTGGTGAAAAGCCCCGAAAGGCTCAGAAAAATACTCAGTTTTGTCCCAGAAAATCCCTCATTATTGAAAGAACTGAATGTTGTTGAAAACATAAAACACTTCGCCGCCTTGAAAAAGATGAGAGTTAATCCTGTGCAAATCATGGAGAAGTTTTATATACCAATTACAAAAAATCCTGTCAGAACCCTTTCTAAGGGAGTCCAACAAAGATTGATGATTGCAATTGCCCTGATGAACAATCCAAAACTGTTAATACTCGACGAACCTACGAGTGGCCTTGATCGTGAATCAAAAGAATTGTTGTGGAAATTGCTCATTAATATGAAAAATGAAGGTACGACGATTTTGCTGAGTACACATGACGAAGAAGAGGTTTCAGTACTCGCGGATTATTTAATCTTGCTGAGTGAAGGTAGGATTCTCCTTACAGGAAAAGTACAGGATTTGCCAGTTGGAAAATTCTATGCCGTTCAGGTGCTACAGGAAGTATCTAATTCTCAAAATCATGTACTATCTAATTTAAATGGAAAAATCGTCCTTCTTGTTAAAGATGAAGAATTACCAAAACTAATAACTCAGCACAAAGTGCTGAACGTCAAGAGTATCGGGCTGAGAGAGTTGATCGAGCTCAAGAATAAACGGTTGCTATAA
- the dnaN gene encoding DNA polymerase III subunit beta — protein MKINVEASELSNKISIVSKTVPSKTIKPIMACILFDVSQKGTYLHATDLETGVKARVECETDSEGRFAVDAKILYEIVKTLPNEGKIQLNFSSGLLALECGRSKFRVPTMDPSEFPEISLPSEGYALDIESKTLSEMIERVIFCAAKDEFMRNLNGVFWEIGNGFLRLVASDGFRLALAEERLSTQSESSFLISLKSMKELQSIVQSCSETNITIHYDGKRLSLSTPNIETVMRVVEIDFPDYRKVLPKAFKSKVIFSKNDLIEALRRTMVIARRGSESVKVEVGEDILSLSSRSPDSGEVNEELPIRKEGEDIVAAFNPLFLMEALRHIHTDEVEFNFVDSTSPLQINPLNVEGYLYIVMPIRIV, from the coding sequence ATGAAGATCAACGTAGAAGCAAGTGAACTTTCGAATAAGATCTCAATTGTCTCAAAGACTGTGCCCTCGAAGACCATCAAACCTATAATGGCATGTATTTTATTTGATGTTTCACAGAAAGGAACATACCTACATGCCACCGATCTGGAAACAGGAGTTAAAGCCCGCGTAGAATGTGAAACTGATAGTGAAGGAAGATTTGCAGTCGATGCAAAGATTCTCTATGAAATAGTTAAGACCTTGCCCAATGAAGGGAAAATTCAATTGAATTTTTCATCTGGTTTGCTGGCTCTCGAGTGTGGACGCAGTAAATTCAGGGTTCCAACCATGGATCCAAGTGAATTTCCAGAGATCTCTTTACCGTCTGAAGGATATGCGCTTGATATAGAATCTAAGACACTTTCAGAGATGATTGAAAGAGTTATCTTCTGCGCTGCCAAAGACGAATTCATGAGAAATCTCAACGGTGTTTTCTGGGAAATAGGAAATGGCTTTCTCAGACTTGTTGCATCTGACGGCTTTCGCTTAGCCTTGGCGGAGGAAAGGCTATCAACACAAAGTGAATCGAGTTTTCTGATTTCACTCAAGAGCATGAAGGAACTTCAAAGTATAGTTCAAAGTTGCTCTGAAACAAATATAACCATTCATTACGATGGTAAGCGACTATCTTTGAGTACACCAAACATCGAAACAGTCATGAGAGTTGTAGAAATAGATTTTCCAGATTACAGGAAAGTCTTACCCAAAGCCTTTAAAAGTAAAGTTATCTTTTCAAAGAATGATCTAATTGAAGCACTCCGAAGAACAATGGTCATAGCAAGGAGAGGTAGTGAGTCGGTTAAAGTAGAAGTTGGTGAAGATATCTTGTCTCTGAGCAGTAGGAGCCCAGACTCTGGTGAAGTAAACGAAGAATTACCTATTAGAAAAGAAGGCGAAGACATCGTTGCTGCTTTTAACCCTCTTTTTTTGATGGAGGCTTTGAGGCATATTCACACAGATGAAGTTGAGTTCAATTTCGTAGACAGTACAAGTCCTTTACAGATCAACCCATTGAATGTAGAAGGATATCTATACATAGTCATGCCCATAAGGATTGTGTGA
- the kamA gene encoding lysine 2,3-aminomutase codes for MRDYREISIWKDVKQEEWNDWHWQLSNRVMDLETLQHIVNLTEQEREGVKHSLKFLRMAITPYYATLMDPDNPKCPVRMQAIPTAKELNISSEEMLDPLHEDVDSPVKGLTHRYPDRVLLLVTDQCSMYCRHCTRRRFAGETDAPLSDEHLNKAIEYIRANKKIRDVLISGGDPLTLSTERLESIISRIREINHVEIIRIGTRVPVVLPMRITEELTKMLKKYHPIWINTHFNHPKEFTEMSTKALARLADAGIPLGNQSVLLRGINDCPQIMKKLVHELVKNRVRPYYIYQCDLSRGLSHFRTTVSKGIEIIEYLRGHTSGFAVPTYVIDAPGGGGKIPIEPQYLISMGEGKVIVRNYEGGIFVYNEPRDYRSECDENYIEEERKSTDGVASLLTGKRRYLLPKESDRIRRSKGWQK; via the coding sequence ATGAGAGATTACAGAGAAATCTCGATCTGGAAAGATGTGAAGCAAGAAGAATGGAATGACTGGCACTGGCAGTTGAGTAACAGAGTAATGGATCTTGAAACGCTGCAACACATCGTGAACCTAACCGAACAAGAACGAGAAGGTGTGAAACACTCTCTCAAATTTTTAAGAATGGCCATAACACCTTATTACGCAACCCTAATGGATCCAGATAACCCAAAATGTCCTGTGAGAATGCAGGCTATTCCAACCGCGAAAGAATTGAATATCTCCAGTGAGGAGATGTTAGATCCTTTACACGAAGACGTAGATTCACCAGTAAAAGGATTGACACATAGATATCCAGACCGTGTTTTGTTACTGGTGACAGATCAATGCTCGATGTATTGCAGACATTGTACCAGAAGAAGATTTGCTGGTGAGACCGATGCACCACTTTCAGATGAACATTTGAACAAAGCCATCGAGTACATAAGAGCCAACAAAAAGATCAGAGATGTTTTAATCTCTGGCGGAGATCCTTTAACCCTTTCGACTGAAAGACTTGAGAGCATAATATCTCGAATTAGGGAGATCAATCATGTTGAGATTATAAGAATAGGTACTCGTGTTCCTGTGGTGTTGCCAATGAGAATTACTGAAGAACTCACAAAAATGTTAAAGAAATATCACCCAATATGGATAAACACACATTTTAATCACCCCAAAGAATTCACTGAAATGTCAACTAAGGCACTTGCAAGATTGGCAGATGCTGGAATTCCACTTGGTAACCAGAGTGTTTTGCTTAGAGGCATCAACGATTGTCCACAAATCATGAAAAAACTGGTACATGAACTGGTGAAAAACAGAGTGAGACCATATTACATATACCAGTGTGATCTTTCCAGAGGGTTGTCACATTTCAGAACGACTGTTTCAAAAGGTATAGAGATCATAGAATATCTCAGAGGTCATACTTCGGGTTTCGCCGTACCTACCTATGTGATCGACGCGCCAGGTGGAGGTGGTAAGATTCCGATCGAACCCCAGTATCTAATCTCGATGGGTGAAGGAAAAGTCATAGTGAGAAATTACGAAGGAGGTATTTTTGTATACAACGAACCTCGAGATTACAGGAGTGAATGTGACGAAAACTATATTGAAGAGGAAAGAAAGAGCACCGATGGGGTTGCTTCCTTACTGACAGGAAAGCGCAGGTATTTACTTCCTAAGGAAAGTGACAGAATTCGGAGGTCAAAAGGTTGGCAAAAGTGA
- a CDS encoding restriction endonuclease: MLIVLLVTFVLSIALYLIFKRRSPKLSELRKKWERGFKDGWSFEQFMADLFTSLGYRAAATKGSHDFGVDLIVKNGKATYVFQAKYYSNSISPKALEEVLMAATLYGIDRIGIVTNAEIPQSVRDLAQEICRKTFIKKVVLISKSEIEKMLRGEKLI, from the coding sequence ATGCTGATCGTACTTTTAGTGACATTTGTTTTGTCAATTGCACTTTATTTAATTTTCAAAAGAAGATCACCAAAATTATCAGAATTGAGAAAGAAATGGGAACGTGGGTTCAAAGATGGGTGGAGTTTTGAGCAGTTCATGGCAGATCTTTTCACAAGCCTTGGGTATCGGGCTGCAGCGACCAAGGGATCTCATGACTTTGGAGTCGATTTGATAGTCAAAAACGGCAAAGCTACTTATGTATTCCAGGCAAAATATTACAGCAACTCAATATCACCAAAAGCACTTGAAGAGGTACTCATGGCTGCTACATTGTATGGAATCGACAGAATTGGAATCGTTACTAACGCTGAGATACCACAATCGGTGAGAGATCTTGCCCAAGAAATCTGTAGAAAAACCTTCATCAAAAAAGTTGTTTTGATCAGTAAATCGGAGATAGAAAAGATGCTCAGAGGAGAAAAACTTATCTGA